Proteins found in one Hypanus sabinus isolate sHypSab1 unplaced genomic scaffold, sHypSab1.hap1 scaffold_757, whole genome shotgun sequence genomic segment:
- the LOC132390075 gene encoding uncharacterized protein LOC132390075 isoform X4: MLTFPGWAVIFFLCVEAGLERWIVHGIRIGRGSSPPRAASRGGRSDHSLRSGTDKIHATCGERFIGRKAHNWKQTTTEDEGTATSEPARGLRASTGENPSDSEIPLIQSGESLIVTDRESYNLCSVCYLNVLACDAATNRCLFVPVPSRTCALGNKFNRT; encoded by the exons ATGCTCACATTCCCGGGCtgggcagtgattttttttctttgtgttgAAGCGGGTCTGGAGCGGTGGATTGTCCACGGGATCCGGATCGGGAGAGGGTCCTCGCCCCCTCGGGCGGCGAGCCGCGGGGGCCGGTCGGATCATTCTCTGCGGAGCGGGACCGACAAGATCCATGCG acctgtggtgagagatttattggaagaaaagcccacaactggaagcaaaccacgactgaagacgagggaacagcaacaagtgaaccagcccgaggactgagagcatcaactggagagaacccatctgactcggagattccactgattcagtcaggagaaagtttg attgttactgacagagaatcgtataatttgtgttccgtgtgttatctgaatgtacttgcctgtgatgctgccacaaatcGGTGTCTctttgtacctgtaccttcccgtacttgtgcacttggtaataaattcaacaggacctga
- the LOC132390075 gene encoding uncharacterized protein LOC132390075 isoform X6 → MLTFPGWAVIFFLCVEAGLERWIVHGIRIGRGSSPPRAASRGGRSDHSLRSGTDKIHATCGERFIGRKAHNWKQTTTEDEGTATSEPARGLRASTGENPSDSEIPLIQSGESLDVPVGVLATSAWSSVVPKLCQQFG, encoded by the exons ATGCTCACATTCCCGGGCtgggcagtgattttttttctttgtgttgAAGCGGGTCTGGAGCGGTGGATTGTCCACGGGATCCGGATCGGGAGAGGGTCCTCGCCCCCTCGGGCGGCGAGCCGCGGGGGCCGGTCGGATCATTCTCTGCGGAGCGGGACCGACAAGATCCATGCG acctgtggtgagagatttattggaagaaaagcccacaactggaagcaaaccacgactgaagacgagggaacagcaacaagtgaaccagcccgaggactgagagcatcaactggagagaacccatctgactcggagattccactgattcagtcaggagaaagtttg GATGTCCCAGTTGGTGTTTTAGCGACCAGTGCTTGGAGCTCAGTTGTTCCCAAACTGTGTCAACAATTTGGCTGA